A stretch of Sulfuricurvum sp. DNA encodes these proteins:
- a CDS encoding DHH family phosphoesterase produces MPLTLIDSAHHIVLVAHEHPDADSLGSACAFYSHVLRYQKKVTLYCSTTVGDHNLLFLPWSDKIRHNFPDDADLVISFDCGHFKRLGIEYSGELINFDHHISNEQYGTYNCIDATALSTTQILYGWFVANGIKINGKMANALYAGLLDDTDCFSDPLCTSVVFEMAQALIGLGADHEQCVKWLFNSHSLASMRLRGVMLSKMKIVHDGEVALFEVDRSMLDSTGALLRDCKTTLDEALSIKTVRVALLVVELKQGGVKISLRSDGSVNTAHILEEYGGGGHYSRSGARIAGIEMVEAVKKLLISITRELDETQS; encoded by the coding sequence ATGCCTTTAACCCTTATCGATTCTGCTCATCACATCGTCCTCGTTGCCCATGAACATCCTGATGCTGATTCGTTGGGATCGGCATGTGCTTTTTATTCTCACGTTCTCCGATACCAAAAAAAAGTAACCCTCTATTGTTCCACAACGGTTGGCGATCATAATCTTTTATTTTTGCCATGGTCTGATAAAATTCGCCATAATTTTCCCGATGATGCCGATTTGGTCATCAGTTTTGATTGCGGTCATTTTAAACGGTTGGGGATTGAATACAGTGGTGAGCTGATTAACTTTGATCACCATATCAGTAACGAACAGTATGGAACGTATAACTGTATTGATGCAACCGCATTAAGTACAACGCAGATTCTTTATGGGTGGTTTGTTGCCAACGGTATCAAAATCAATGGTAAAATGGCAAATGCGCTTTATGCAGGCTTATTAGACGATACCGATTGTTTTAGTGATCCGCTTTGTACTAGTGTGGTTTTTGAGATGGCTCAGGCTTTGATTGGGCTGGGCGCTGATCATGAGCAATGTGTAAAATGGCTTTTTAACAGCCATTCTTTGGCCTCTATGAGACTCAGAGGGGTAATGCTTTCAAAAATGAAAATAGTTCATGATGGAGAAGTTGCACTTTTTGAGGTGGATCGATCCATGCTGGATTCTACCGGTGCACTCTTGCGTGATTGTAAAACTACTCTGGATGAGGCATTAAGCATTAAAACAGTTCGTGTTGCTTTGTTGGTCGTAGAATTAAAACAAGGCGGCGTCAAAATCTCATTGCGCAGCGATGGAAGCGTTAATACCGCACATATTCTTGAGGAATATGGCGGTGGGGGACATTATAGCCGCTCAGGGGCTCGGATAGCCGGTATCGAAATGGTCGAAGCGGTTAAAAAATTATTAATCAGTATTACAAGGGAGTTAGATGAGACGCAATCGTAA
- a CDS encoding diguanylate cyclase, producing the protein MRIKFLSTSIILLFFSVSLWADSALITQKKEAVIGVLAFRSKAETLQEWGPLAIYLSNKIPTHHFSIRPLTYAEFNKAAALNELDFMFTNPEHYIFLSSKYEASRMATLIRANVGEKELTQFGGVIIARSNRHDIQTLNDLRDKHIAAVDKFSLGGYLAQRVLLQENGIYISKNSDIQFTDMPHDKVVNLVKNGSADVGFIRTGVLEKMVKQGKIDRNDFKIIHPMGNFPQALSTVLYPEWPFASSKKTDRYLANKVAVALLNLPYGSEITKTAGYYGWSIPLSYEGIRMMMQNLRVPPFDEAPNFTLNDIIQKYAFMIILSMSLTVLLLTFFVFKMGNMTRKLKRESDELEEQIRIRKEGEKYLKRAANVFHNSGEGIVITDAHKVIIDVNESFSFLTGYSSEEVLGKTPKILRSGRHEQFFYLQMDEALNQGKSWRGEIWNKKKSGEEYAEYLRIDTIRNPQGAIENYIGIFSDITEQKKQEDLLHHMANYDPLTNLPNRHLYMTLAQQMLGTAKRQGSKAVVVFLDLDGFKPVNDTYGHEMGDYVLKKVALRLKEQLRQSDAVARVGGDEFVILLSDAYNKGDVHPFLERILKSLKEPFVVNNITITIGASIGAAFYPDDGEDVDMLIRYADMAMYRSKQNGRNQVTYFDQEKMGKEVL; encoded by the coding sequence ATGAGAATCAAGTTTTTAAGTACATCTATTATTTTACTATTTTTTTCGGTTTCTTTATGGGCTGATTCTGCACTAATCACTCAGAAGAAAGAGGCAGTAATCGGTGTTTTGGCATTTCGTTCTAAAGCCGAAACACTTCAAGAATGGGGACCTTTAGCTATCTATTTATCTAATAAAATACCCACACACCATTTTTCTATCCGTCCACTGACCTACGCGGAATTCAATAAAGCTGCCGCATTAAATGAGCTTGACTTTATGTTTACCAATCCAGAACACTATATTTTTCTCTCCTCTAAATACGAAGCAAGTCGTATGGCAACGTTAATTCGAGCTAATGTCGGTGAAAAAGAGCTGACTCAGTTCGGTGGGGTGATTATTGCCCGTTCTAATCGTCACGATATTCAAACCCTAAACGATTTGCGTGATAAGCATATTGCTGCCGTTGATAAATTTTCATTGGGAGGCTATTTGGCTCAAAGGGTATTGCTCCAAGAGAACGGTATCTATATCTCAAAAAATTCGGATATTCAATTTACCGATATGCCCCATGATAAAGTTGTGAATCTTGTCAAAAACGGTTCAGCCGATGTGGGATTTATCCGTACTGGTGTGTTGGAAAAAATGGTCAAACAGGGGAAAATAGATCGAAACGATTTCAAAATTATCCACCCAATGGGAAATTTTCCGCAAGCTCTTTCAACAGTTCTGTACCCCGAATGGCCATTCGCTTCATCTAAAAAAACGGATCGTTATTTGGCAAATAAAGTTGCCGTCGCACTCTTAAACTTGCCCTATGGCTCTGAGATAACCAAAACAGCGGGGTATTATGGGTGGAGTATCCCATTGTCATACGAAGGAATTCGGATGATGATGCAAAACTTACGGGTCCCCCCTTTTGATGAAGCTCCTAATTTTACTTTAAATGACATTATCCAAAAATATGCTTTTATGATTATTCTTAGTATGAGTTTGACCGTCCTCCTTCTAACTTTTTTTGTATTCAAAATGGGTAATATGACGCGAAAACTCAAACGTGAATCGGATGAGTTGGAAGAACAAATTCGTATTCGGAAAGAGGGTGAAAAATATCTTAAACGGGCAGCTAATGTTTTTCATAACTCAGGTGAGGGGATTGTTATTACCGATGCGCATAAAGTGATTATAGATGTTAATGAATCTTTTTCCTTTTTAACTGGCTACAGTAGCGAAGAGGTGTTAGGAAAAACGCCTAAAATTCTCCGTTCTGGGAGGCATGAGCAGTTCTTTTATCTTCAAATGGATGAAGCCCTTAATCAGGGAAAATCATGGCGTGGTGAGATTTGGAATAAGAAAAAAAGTGGTGAAGAGTATGCTGAATATTTACGTATTGACACTATCCGTAACCCTCAAGGGGCGATTGAAAATTATATCGGAATTTTCAGCGATATAACGGAACAAAAAAAACAAGAAGATTTGTTGCACCACATGGCAAATTATGATCCGCTAACTAACCTCCCAAATCGTCATTTATATATGACATTAGCGCAACAAATGCTCGGTACTGCAAAACGTCAAGGGTCAAAAGCTGTGGTAGTCTTTTTGGATTTAGATGGTTTTAAACCGGTCAATGATACCTACGGACACGAAATGGGAGATTACGTTTTAAAAAAAGTGGCACTTAGACTAAAAGAGCAATTGCGACAAAGTGATGCAGTTGCCCGTGTAGGAGGGGATGAATTTGTTATATTATTAAGTGATGCTTATAATAAAGGGGATGTTCACCCATTTTTGGAACGAATATTAAAATCACTCAAAGAGCCATTTGTTGTGAATAATATCACTATTACTATAGGCGCAAGTATCGGTGCGGCATTCTATCCTGATGATGGTGAAGATGTTGATATGCTTATCCGTTATGCAGATATGGCAATGTACCGTTCAAAACAAAATGGGCGGAATCAGGTAACGTACTTCGATCAAGAAAAAATGGGAAAAGAAGTGTTATAA
- a CDS encoding DUF302 domain-containing protein produces MKKIVLILLVGVLSLFGGDLHLISVPNADGKLNASVIEKALEANGFVIAADSEMNGPFTKQFGQSDFAQFNLLTAYHKKLADSLVRSHPDAGIFVPMGFGIYQRNGDKNLHVSILTAEAMAKIAGFKAKEFGLIEKEALSTLKKALPNAKITMSETSLPAEGTLLSRYVKASSSDSWKSDKDSTEMMIEEGLKPAGFVLSNFTDYNFALNESSVASPFDFYDTYSICKLKVIYTVAKTRPEAAAFAPCTLMVYKKKDANEIVMGFPGVYNWMSSARVSDSEAKAVLVQAQKDFEAVLQNTVE; encoded by the coding sequence ATGAAAAAAATTGTTCTAATACTACTGGTGGGAGTTCTCTCCCTTTTTGGCGGAGATTTGCATCTCATTAGTGTCCCAAATGCGGATGGTAAGCTTAACGCGTCGGTGATTGAAAAAGCGTTAGAGGCTAACGGTTTTGTAATCGCGGCAGACAGCGAAATGAACGGTCCGTTTACAAAACAGTTCGGTCAAAGCGATTTTGCTCAGTTTAACCTTTTGACCGCGTATCATAAAAAATTAGCGGATTCACTGGTTAGATCTCATCCGGATGCCGGAATATTTGTTCCGATGGGATTTGGGATTTATCAACGTAACGGAGATAAAAATCTCCATGTCTCTATTCTCACTGCCGAAGCTATGGCAAAAATAGCAGGATTTAAAGCAAAAGAGTTTGGTCTAATCGAAAAAGAGGCACTCTCAACACTTAAAAAAGCGTTACCGAATGCGAAAATCACTATGAGCGAAACCTCCCTCCCTGCCGAGGGTACATTACTCAGCCGTTATGTTAAAGCAAGTAGTAGTGATAGTTGGAAAAGTGACAAAGATAGTACAGAGATGATGATTGAAGAGGGATTAAAACCTGCCGGATTTGTTTTGTCCAACTTTACCGATTATAACTTTGCCCTCAATGAGAGCAGTGTAGCGAGCCCGTTTGATTTTTACGATACCTATTCGATTTGCAAACTCAAAGTTATCTATACGGTAGCCAAAACACGTCCCGAAGCAGCTGCTTTTGCACCGTGTACATTGATGGTATATAAAAAGAAAGATGCTAATGAAATCGTGATGGGCTTTCCGGGGGTTTATAACTGGATGAGCAGTGCTCGCGTGAGTGACAGTGAAGCAAAAGCTGTTTTAGTACAGGCACAAAAAGATTTTGAAGCGGTTTTACAAAATACTGTTGAATAA
- a CDS encoding DsrE family protein codes for MKRFIILSSLFSTLAFGDIRLANPIPTMEKPREVVMGISHGDDEAIHHGLSTANNVLKFYGPEKVHLRIVAYYHGIRTLLKSEKEIAVRVRALQQYGVEFVACGNTMETKKISPDQLDDDVEIVSAGIAEVIERATEGAFYIQP; via the coding sequence ATGAAACGGTTCATAATTTTATCGTCACTCTTCTCAACACTTGCTTTCGGGGATATTCGCCTTGCCAATCCCATTCCGACGATGGAAAAACCGCGCGAAGTGGTGATGGGGATCAGTCACGGGGATGATGAAGCGATCCATCACGGGCTGAGTACCGCGAATAATGTTCTCAAATTTTACGGACCTGAAAAGGTTCATTTACGGATCGTCGCTTATTACCACGGAATCCGTACGCTCCTTAAAAGCGAAAAAGAGATTGCGGTGCGGGTACGTGCGTTGCAACAGTACGGTGTCGAATTCGTAGCATGCGGCAATACGATGGAGACCAAAAAGATTTCTCCCGATCAGCTCGATGATGATGTCGAAATTGTCAGTGCGGGGATTGCCGAAGTGATCGAACGTGCCACTGAAGGCGCATTTTACATTCAACCATAG
- a CDS encoding MBL fold metallo-hydrolase, with the protein MRRLLGTLFFIVTSLSAYDYALKPVRITSDVTCFIGLPEVMNTTNNGNITNNCYIDAGDGYVVVDTGPSYAYAASAYKAMQRIKPLPVKLVINTHIHDDHWLGNNFYTQMGVRVLGSDDFKVSADMSTPARMQTYISPNAYAQSVPTMPTDFISTDTNLSIGNQTLHLIFAKQKAHTLKDMVVYVPKSKVLIAADLVFNDRLPSVRGGDINGWLSTLDDLDKLGAEHVVGGHGYRTDKNAAQMTREYFMQMRAEIRAAIADGLGIDETVKKVSMDTYKKYKLYEGTHRQNVETSYRTLEWEQQ; encoded by the coding sequence ATGCGCCGATTATTGGGAACACTATTCTTTATCGTCACAAGTTTGAGTGCGTATGATTACGCACTCAAACCGGTACGTATTACCTCGGATGTGACCTGTTTTATAGGTCTACCGGAGGTGATGAATACAACCAACAACGGCAACATCACCAACAACTGTTATATCGATGCAGGCGATGGATATGTGGTAGTCGATACCGGCCCCTCATACGCCTATGCCGCATCGGCGTACAAAGCGATGCAACGTATTAAACCTCTACCAGTAAAACTTGTGATCAATACCCATATCCATGATGATCATTGGCTTGGTAATAATTTTTATACGCAAATGGGAGTTAGAGTTTTGGGTTCGGATGATTTCAAAGTGAGTGCCGATATGAGCACCCCTGCCCGAATGCAAACCTATATCTCTCCTAATGCATACGCACAGAGCGTTCCGACGATGCCAACAGATTTTATTTCTACCGATACCAATCTGAGCATTGGAAATCAAACGTTGCATCTCATCTTTGCAAAACAAAAAGCCCATACACTGAAAGATATGGTCGTTTATGTGCCAAAATCAAAAGTACTAATCGCTGCCGATTTGGTGTTTAACGATCGCCTCCCCTCCGTTCGGGGAGGTGACATCAACGGTTGGCTCTCTACTTTGGATGATTTGGATAAACTGGGAGCCGAACATGTTGTCGGTGGGCACGGATACAGAACCGATAAGAATGCCGCGCAGATGACGAGAGAGTATTTTATGCAGATGAGAGCGGAAATACGCGCAGCGATTGCCGATGGGCTAGGGATCGATGAGACGGTTAAAAAGGTGAGTATGGATACGTATAAAAAGTATAAGCTGTATGAGGGGACGCATCGCCAAAATGTTGAAACCTCTTATCGTACACTAGAATGGGAGCAACAATAA
- a CDS encoding OprD family outer membrane porin codes for MKLVNLSIVAAATCLLATSAYALKTEDRNLKGNYQVEYIKAPGAVNSVTEMFTEGELYGRLRSNMFWNVWDNEQGATNATAKTRDNNMWGLGGSLIYKTGFLYGFGATAGFYGTVPMHDENTVPGNTANFGKMGKDTYHTRADGTEGGMANLAEGYLEYKIGKTDAKVGRQGIDSIMLATNDTKMIPNTFTAALVENKDIKDTTLRAGYVMSQKLRDHQSFHSILAYDSTSKVNENDDSGAHKGLSVAKINAAGEDVNPEMILVTASNKSVSNLKLDGEYVGISGFFSTAIAEANYQIKLGDSWTLTPGVRYLKQMDDGAGKIGGAALNGNVTAASAKGYSNPTSVDGSIIMGRLVAASGPLELSAGYSKVADKADIIAPWRGFPTGGYTRSMAQVDWVANTKNWAVKAVYDFGKAGLVPGLLVAADYENMNFDDAKMLAGSSVFSDRTIFHVDAWQTFKAIPNTEFKFRFATVNADPVTTTATPVTTDYASYNEYRFEINYLF; via the coding sequence ATGAAATTAGTCAATCTCAGTATCGTAGCAGCCGCTACATGTTTGTTAGCAACGTCGGCGTATGCCCTTAAAACAGAAGATCGTAACCTTAAAGGTAACTATCAAGTAGAGTACATAAAAGCACCGGGTGCTGTAAACTCAGTGACTGAAATGTTTACAGAAGGTGAACTCTATGGGCGTTTACGTTCTAATATGTTCTGGAATGTATGGGACAATGAACAAGGCGCGACTAATGCTACAGCCAAAACACGTGATAATAATATGTGGGGGCTTGGGGGAAGTTTAATCTATAAAACAGGATTCTTGTACGGTTTCGGTGCGACAGCAGGGTTCTATGGAACTGTTCCAATGCACGATGAAAATACTGTTCCTGGAAATACTGCAAACTTTGGTAAAATGGGTAAAGATACTTACCATACCCGTGCTGATGGTACTGAGGGGGGAATGGCTAATCTTGCGGAAGGTTATTTGGAATACAAGATTGGAAAAACTGATGCAAAAGTGGGGCGTCAAGGTATCGACAGCATTATGTTGGCGACCAATGACACTAAAATGATCCCTAATACATTTACAGCAGCACTAGTTGAAAATAAAGACATCAAAGATACGACGTTACGCGCAGGTTATGTAATGTCTCAAAAACTTCGAGATCACCAATCATTTCACAGTATTTTGGCATACGACTCGACATCTAAAGTAAATGAAAATGATGATTCGGGAGCACACAAAGGGTTGAGTGTTGCAAAAATTAATGCAGCTGGTGAAGATGTCAATCCTGAAATGATTTTGGTTACTGCTTCGAATAAATCGGTGTCAAATCTAAAGCTTGATGGTGAATATGTAGGTATAAGTGGGTTTTTTAGTACCGCTATCGCGGAAGCAAACTATCAAATCAAATTAGGCGATTCATGGACATTAACTCCAGGTGTTCGCTATTTGAAACAAATGGATGACGGTGCAGGTAAAATAGGGGGAGCAGCATTGAATGGAAACGTTACCGCTGCTTCAGCAAAAGGATACAGTAACCCGACAAGTGTTGACGGTAGTATTATTATGGGACGTTTAGTAGCGGCAAGTGGTCCATTGGAACTATCTGCCGGATATTCTAAAGTTGCCGATAAAGCGGATATTATAGCTCCATGGCGTGGTTTCCCGACAGGTGGTTATACCCGTTCAATGGCACAAGTCGATTGGGTAGCTAATACTAAAAACTGGGCTGTAAAAGCGGTATATGATTTTGGAAAAGCGGGTCTTGTACCGGGATTGCTTGTCGCAGCGGATTATGAAAACATGAACTTCGATGATGCTAAAATGTTAGCGGGTTCTAGTGTATTTTCAGATCGTACTATTTTCCACGTAGATGCATGGCAAACATTTAAAGCTATACCGAATACAGAGTTTAAATTCCGTTTTGCAACGGTGAATGCTGATCCTGTAACAACAACAGCTACGCCTGTTACAACAGATTATGCTTCATATAATGAATACCGTTTTGAAATTAACTACCTTTTCTAA
- the soxB gene encoding thiosulfohydrolase SoxB, producing MDLSRRDFFHIAAALGIGLPSLATAGSSAKRVDEVGLKDIYGFNARGNVTLLHICDMHAHLKPLYWREPSTLISAPNLTGTPGFLCGESFLKHYGMQGKTLDAYFDTFMNFDALAHKFGKMGGISHMKTLINHVKKERGADNVLLLDSGDTWQGTGVALKTGGEAIVKAQNYLGVDVMVGHWEFTYGKKRVKELIEMLNAKFISQNIVGDDSFADDFEELIFEPYTIMERGGAKIGIIGQSFPFTSTANPKEFTQGWSFGLRLDTLQTYVDKLRKEEKVDCVVVLSHDGFSVDQEVARQVKGIDFILSGHTHDPSPQPTVINGTVIIIAGSHGKYVGRLDIDIQNHKVKGYEYKLIPVASNLIPADPEGEKLVKELYSPYDSELSEVLGITKNTLFKRDTFHSTFDQLINDSIIDAMDSDISFTPGYRWGTTVLEGDSITMDHVYDMTAITYPNVYTFELTGLHIRTLLEDIADNVFNANPLYQQGGDMSRLGGVTYEIRIGAPSGKRITNIMIGGKPLSDSKVYKVSSWGGNLQNAGSNLKEQLTRPVYDVTSAYIRRQKNVNISGNSNVRIMDYDCGCPKKGSRGC from the coding sequence ATGGATTTATCACGAAGAGATTTTTTTCATATCGCAGCAGCTTTAGGTATCGGGTTGCCTTCATTGGCAACTGCTGGAAGCAGTGCAAAGCGTGTCGATGAAGTGGGATTGAAAGATATTTACGGCTTCAATGCTCGCGGAAATGTGACATTGTTACATATCTGTGACATGCATGCCCACCTCAAACCGCTCTACTGGCGTGAACCATCGACGTTGATTTCGGCTCCGAATTTGACGGGAACACCGGGATTTTTGTGCGGAGAGTCATTTTTGAAACATTACGGAATGCAAGGTAAAACCTTGGATGCCTATTTTGATACCTTTATGAACTTTGATGCATTGGCGCATAAATTTGGTAAAATGGGGGGGATTTCACACATGAAAACCCTCATCAACCATGTCAAAAAAGAGCGTGGTGCTGACAATGTTCTCCTTCTCGATTCTGGGGATACATGGCAAGGGACGGGCGTTGCCCTCAAAACGGGTGGTGAAGCGATCGTCAAAGCGCAAAACTATCTCGGTGTGGACGTTATGGTCGGACACTGGGAGTTTACTTACGGTAAAAAACGGGTTAAAGAGCTGATCGAGATGCTCAATGCGAAATTCATTTCTCAAAATATCGTTGGTGATGATTCGTTTGCCGATGATTTTGAAGAGTTGATTTTTGAACCGTATACGATTATGGAACGGGGTGGTGCGAAAATCGGTATTATCGGTCAATCGTTTCCGTTTACCTCGACGGCAAATCCGAAAGAGTTTACGCAGGGGTGGAGTTTCGGTTTACGTTTAGATACACTCCAAACGTATGTTGATAAACTCCGTAAAGAGGAAAAAGTGGACTGTGTCGTCGTGTTGTCTCATGATGGTTTCAGTGTTGACCAAGAGGTTGCCCGTCAAGTCAAAGGGATCGATTTCATCCTCAGCGGTCACACCCATGATCCATCACCACAACCGACAGTTATCAACGGTACGGTGATTATCATTGCCGGAAGTCACGGTAAATACGTAGGACGTTTGGATATCGATATCCAAAACCATAAGGTTAAAGGGTACGAGTACAAACTCATTCCGGTGGCATCAAATCTGATTCCGGCTGATCCTGAGGGTGAAAAATTGGTAAAAGAGTTGTACTCACCGTACGATTCAGAACTCTCCGAAGTGTTGGGGATTACGAAAAATACGTTGTTCAAACGCGATACGTTTCACTCAACATTCGATCAATTGATCAATGATTCTATTATCGATGCGATGGATTCGGATATTTCGTTTACTCCTGGGTATCGTTGGGGAACGACGGTGTTAGAGGGTGATTCGATTACGATGGATCACGTCTATGATATGACGGCGATAACCTATCCGAATGTTTATACGTTTGAGTTAACCGGATTGCATATTCGTACATTGTTGGAAGATATTGCTGATAATGTCTTTAATGCGAATCCTCTCTATCAACAAGGGGGCGATATGAGCCGTCTTGGCGGAGTGACCTATGAGATTCGTATTGGTGCGCCTAGCGGTAAACGTATTACCAACATCATGATCGGGGGTAAACCTCTGAGTGATTCAAAAGTGTACAAAGTCTCCTCATGGGGTGGAAATTTACAAAATGCGGGTAGCAATCTAAAAGAACAGCTCACTCGTCCGGTATATGATGTTACATCGGCGTATATTCGCCGTCAGAAAAATGTGAACATCAGCGGCAATAGTAATGTCCGTATTATGGATTATGACTGCGGATGTCCGAAAAAAGGTTCAAGAGGGTGCTAG
- the soxA gene encoding sulfur oxidation c-type cytochrome SoxA, whose translation MRTLSISAALVCLALLSSLNAEDKLSMSEADKAMYAELLENNPAEMEVSEGEQLFNSLIGSSAYAKMLGVKEKDLPKTIAGFPRVVKAAGKVVTLSQSLQMALADQGKEVSKLESPEIVKMSAYVKSLANGQKTNIDVKANPQMKEMMALGQQVFEERRGGRGLSCNNCHSADIVGQRLRMQALPDLGAAVTAAAGTWPAYRMTQGQMVTLDKRMQQCMENALLAKIPLGSREIVALEVYVTNKTKGNAIQIPGLKR comes from the coding sequence ATGCGAACTTTATCAATCAGTGCGGCATTGGTGTGTTTGGCACTTTTGAGTTCACTCAATGCGGAAGATAAACTCAGCATGAGTGAAGCCGATAAAGCAATGTATGCGGAGCTTCTCGAAAATAATCCGGCTGAGATGGAAGTGAGTGAGGGTGAACAACTGTTTAATTCCCTTATCGGCTCATCTGCCTATGCCAAAATGTTAGGTGTTAAAGAGAAAGATTTGCCAAAAACGATCGCGGGATTCCCTCGTGTTGTTAAAGCGGCTGGTAAAGTAGTTACTTTGTCTCAATCGCTTCAAATGGCGTTGGCGGATCAAGGTAAAGAGGTTTCCAAATTGGAAAGTCCTGAAATCGTTAAAATGAGCGCGTATGTCAAATCATTGGCAAACGGACAAAAAACCAATATCGATGTCAAAGCGAATCCGCAAATGAAAGAGATGATGGCTCTTGGGCAACAAGTGTTTGAAGAGCGTCGCGGTGGTCGTGGACTTTCGTGCAACAACTGTCACAGTGCCGACATCGTCGGACAACGTCTTCGTATGCAGGCTCTTCCTGATTTGGGTGCTGCTGTAACAGCTGCTGCGGGAACATGGCCGGCGTATCGTATGACACAGGGGCAAATGGTAACGTTGGACAAACGTATGCAACAATGTATGGAAAATGCCCTTTTGGCAAAAATTCCACTCGGATCACGTGAAATCGTTGCATTGGAAGTGTATGTCACGAACAAAACCAAAGGCAATGCGATACAAATCCCCGGTTTGAAACGCTAA
- the soxZ gene encoding thiosulfate oxidation carrier complex protein SoxZ, translated as MAEMKTLIKIKPKDYKAGDIVKIDFMAMHPMETGMRKNKDTGEIIPANYIDEVKFSFNDTLITKMVIWESLSVNPLMSISFKVPGAGTLKVVAKDNKGQSVESTTQITPKG; from the coding sequence ATGGCAGAGATGAAAACATTGATTAAAATCAAACCGAAAGATTATAAAGCGGGCGATATTGTAAAAATCGACTTTATGGCGATGCATCCGATGGAAACCGGTATGCGTAAAAACAAAGATACGGGAGAGATTATTCCGGCAAATTATATCGATGAGGTGAAATTTTCTTTCAACGATACATTGATTACCAAAATGGTGATTTGGGAGTCACTTTCGGTTAATCCGTTGATGTCTATCAGTTTTAAAGTACCGGGTGCCGGAACGCTCAAAGTTGTTGCAAAAGACAACAAAGGGCAAAGCGTAGAGAGTACGACGCAAATTACCCCTAAAGGATAA
- the soxY gene encoding thiosulfate oxidation carrier protein SoxY encodes MERRSFLKGFGAAAACAMALPQIASAAEEKKSGGPNEMNYETAVSAITGGKALVPSPKVKMEAPEIAENGAVVPVKITVDSPMSAKDYVKAIHVLASKNGNVRCANIYLSPSNGEAYFGTRVKLGGTQDVVAIAEMSDGTFLTAKQNVKVTIGGCG; translated from the coding sequence ATGGAAAGAAGATCATTTTTAAAAGGTTTTGGTGCAGCAGCGGCATGTGCAATGGCATTGCCACAAATCGCAAGTGCGGCGGAAGAAAAAAAGTCGGGTGGTCCGAATGAGATGAATTATGAGACAGCTGTATCGGCGATTACCGGTGGTAAAGCGTTGGTTCCATCACCAAAAGTAAAAATGGAAGCTCCTGAAATCGCTGAAAACGGTGCAGTTGTTCCGGTAAAAATCACAGTTGATAGCCCGATGAGCGCAAAAGATTACGTCAAAGCAATCCATGTATTGGCCTCTAAAAATGGAAACGTCCGTTGTGCAAATATCTATTTGAGCCCTTCAAACGGTGAAGCGTATTTTGGCACTCGTGTCAAACTCGGAGGAACTCAAGATGTTGTGGCGATTGCTGAAATGAGTGATGGAACATTCCTCACTGCAAAACAAAACGTAAAAGTAACCATCGGTGGATGTGGTTGA
- the soxX gene encoding sulfur oxidation c-type cytochrome SoxX, translated as MRKVIMLGLATFLSAADLSQVIESPDATAILKKDALPLAKMYTMPEGCVSDDKAAIARGQYLFHNLNGKDAKENPPEGISRKLADGKDKQFGNCVACHNIEGAKGYGNIGPDLSKYKELFMDSGARNPQFMYQKIADPRVDNAQTHMTVNLANGLFSEREVCDLVSYIAAVKK; from the coding sequence ATGCGAAAAGTGATTATGCTCGGTCTCGCTACTTTTTTAAGTGCAGCCGATTTATCGCAGGTGATTGAGAGTCCGGATGCGACGGCAATTTTGAAAAAAGATGCCCTTCCTCTAGCAAAAATGTATACTATGCCTGAGGGGTGTGTTAGCGATGACAAAGCGGCCATTGCTCGCGGTCAGTACCTTTTTCATAATCTCAATGGAAAAGATGCCAAAGAGAATCCGCCGGAGGGTATCAGCCGTAAATTAGCGGATGGGAAAGACAAACAGTTCGGAAACTGTGTTGCTTGTCATAATATCGAAGGGGCAAAAGGGTACGGTAATATCGGACCCGATTTGAGTAAATACAAAGAACTTTTTATGGATAGCGGCGCTCGCAATCCTCAGTTCATGTATCAAAAAATTGCCGATCCACGTGTGGACAACGCACAAACTCATATGACGGTTAATTTGGCAAACGGTTTGTTTAGTGAACGCGAAGTGTGCGATTTAGTATCCTATATCGCAGCGGTTAAAAAGTAA